The following nucleotide sequence is from Halorussus caseinilyticus.
AGACCCAGTTCTCGTGTACGAACGTCTGTCCGAAGGACATCCCGCTGACCGAACACATTCAGGAACTCAAGCGCGAAGCGGTCAAGCAAAACCTGAAATTCTGGTAAAACTATGCACGAACACGACGTTTTGGTAATCGGCGGCGGCGGTGCCGGACTCCGTGCGGCTATCGCGGCCCACGAGGAGGGCGCGGACGTAGCCATCGTCACGAAACTCCATCCGGTTCGGAGTCACACCGGCGCGGCCGAAGGCGGTATCAACGCGGCGCTCCGCGAGGGAGACGACTGGGAACTCCACGCCTACGACACGATGAAGGGGTCGGACTACCTCGGTGACGCCCCCGCAATCGAGACCCTCGCACAGGACAGTCCCGAAGAGACCATCCAACTCGAAAACTGGGGGATGCCGTTCTCCCGCGAGGACGACGGCCGAGTCTCCCAGCGACCGTTCGGCGGACTATCCTTCGCCCGGACGACCTACGCCGGGGCCGAGACCGGCCACCACATGCTCCACACGATGTACGAGCAGGTGGTCAAGCGAGGGATTCAGGTGTACGACGAGTGGTACGTCTCGAACCTCGCGGTCACCGACCACGACGACCCCGCCGACCGCGAGTGTCACGGCGTCGTCGCCTACGACATCAAGACCGGTGCGGTCGAGGGATTCAAGGCCCGCAACGGGGTCATCCTCGCTACGGGTGGCACCGGGCAGGTGTACGACCACACGACCAACGCGGTGGCTAACACCGGCGACGGTGCGGCGATGGCCTACCGTGCGGGCGTCCCGCTCGAAGACATGGAGTTCGTCCAGTTCCACCCGACCACGCTCCCCTCGACGGGGGTCCTCATCTCCGAGGGCGTCCGGGGTGAGGGCGGCATCCTCTACAACGCCGAGGGCGAACGGTTCATGTTCGAGTACGGATACGCCAACAACGCCGGGGAACTGGCCTCCCGCGACGTGGTGTCGCGCGCCGAACTCACGGAGGTCAACGAGGGGCGGGGCGTCAACGACGAGTACGTCTACCTCGACATGCGTCACCTCGGCGAGGAGCGCATCACCGACCGACTGGAGAACATCCTCCACCTCGCGCGGGACTTCGAGGGTGTGGACGGTCTCGAAGAACCGATGCCGGTCAAGCCCGGCCAGCACTACGAGATGGGCGGCATCGAGACCGACGAGAACGGCGAGACCCTCATCGACGGACTCTACGCCGCGGGCGAGTGCGCCTGCGTCTCGGTCCACGGGTCGAACCGACTCGGCGGCAACGCCCTGCCGGAACTCATCGTCTTCGGCGCTCGCGCGGGCCGACACGCCGCGGGCGCGGACCTCGGCGAGGCAGAGATTACGAAGGGCAAGACGCCCGAAATCGAGCAGGAGGACGGTCTCGACACGCCCGTCGAACCCGGCGCGGTCGGCGCGAGCGACGAGGACGCCGTCGCCGACGGCGGGGCCGCAGTCGTCGAACCCGACGAGACGGTCCGGACTGCGGTCGAACGCGAGCGCACCCGCATCGAGGAACTGATGGAGAAAGACGACGGCATCCAGCACGCCGAACTCCGCGAGGACCTCCAGAAGTCGATGACGGCGAACGTCAACGTCTTCCGGAACGAGGAGGGCCTGAAGCAGGCCCTCGAAGACATCCGGGAGGTCCGCGAGGCGTATCAGGACGTGTACGTCAACGACCCGTCGCGCACGTTCAACACCGACCTCATCCACACTATCGAAACGCGGAACCTCATCGACCTCGCGGAAGCCATCACGCTCGGTGCGTTGGCCCGCGACGAGTTCCGCGGTGCCCACTGGCGACAAGCCCACCAAGAGCGCAAGGACGACGAGTGGCTCAAGCACACGATGCTCTCGTGGAACGACGGCAGTCCGGAACTCTGGTACAAGCCGGTCATCCTCGAAGGCGAAGCGAAGACCTACGAACCGAAAGAGCGTAGCTACTGACGGCCTCTCTCGTCTGTTTTCGGCCGTCGCGGTGCGGCGCTGTGGGGTCTTCCTCGATGCAAACCCGTAGTTTCCGCTCCCGCCGTCTGCGTGACTCGAACCGAGCGAGCGCTACCGTTTTCGGTCTGGCTACGCCCGTACTCGTTCGGGTCACGTGTCTTCGCACAACCGCTGGCGACGCGACTCGCTCACCGCCAGCAGTCGCTACCGGTGTTCCCGCGGTGGAATGCGGAGCGACAGCGATGCCGCTCGCTCGACGGTCGCTCGCGGTACTGCTACCGATGCGCCCGAAGTCGTTCTGGCTCAGCCCTCTCGGGGTAGTCGGACTGGCGGTCCCGCGGCGCGCCCGGAACCGCGCGAGGCGTCCGGGCCGAGTTCGTCCCCTTCTCGTACTTGAACGTTCGGGCGTCTCGGGAACATTTTCACGTTGTAGGGACATGTATGGGCGTCTTTAAGAATGGAAATTGTTGCTTTCAGGGCGAAGACGGCCGACTCGTCGGTGCGGGAGAATCGCCCGCGGAGAGACGCGGGTCGTTCACCCGGCGAGTCCGAGCATCGACAGGATGTCCACGCCCACGTCGAAGTGTTCGACGGCCTTGTACCCGAGATAGACGCCGAAGATGCCGACCACGCCGGGGAGTTCCGGTGGCGCGGGCATGGGAATCCCGAGGAGGGTGAACAGCGCGCCCGTGAGGAACCCCGTCAGGAGTGCCAGCAGAGTGAGTGTGACGTTCATACTGTCGGCGTTGCGCTCGGACTCAAAAGCCGTTTCTGGTTCGGTGGAGTCGGGGACGACGCTCGACGCGCGCGAGTCGGACGAGCCGAGCCACGCACCAGTTCTCATCACCGCAAAACAATAACTTATTTAACTATTTAGCGAGGACGAGAGGTTACACGAAGTCGGAAGACCGGAACTATGGACGAGGAAGTTCGTCGTGACGAGTTCGACAGTACGATACGACGTGTCGTCGTGATAGCACTCGTTTTCAGTGCCACGACCGGCGGCGTACTCGTCGGCACGGGCGTTCTCCAGCAGTCCCCCGAACGGGACTTCGGGAGGGACGGCGACCACGCGGGGGTGGCCCACGCGAAAATCGTCGGCGGTTCCGCGAACGTCACGGCCAACGGGACGGTCGATTACGTGAACCTGACAGTCGCGCACGGGACCACGGACGTAGACTTCTCCGCAGTCACGATTACGTGGCTCGGTCCCGACAGGAGAGTGACGCTCGTTTACCGGGACGCGCCGACGGCAGACGCGGACGCCCCGAAGAGGGTGGACCGATTCACCGTCGTCCCGATTCGAGACCCGGACACGTCCGCCCCGCTTCTCACCGAGAGCGACAGGTTCGAACTCGTGATGGACGTGACTTCGATTCGGAAACGGCCACTCACGAGCGACCAAAGCGTAGAGTTACGCCTGCTGACCGGAGACGGAATCGTCCGCGTGTATCGACTCACCATCCCGTCTTCGCTCGGTGAACGAGGCGCTGTAGCGGTCTAACGCGTCGAGAATCGATTCGTCCGACAGCGCCGGTTCGCGCGGACGCTGATACCGACAGCGGAGACCGAAGCGACGAACCGGTCGCCGCGTTATCGCCACTGCGAGAGCGTGTTCGACTTCTCGAAGGGCATCGCTAGATACGCCTCGTCGTTCGACACGTCGGCGATGACAGTCGTGCGCTCGTCGTCGCTGTCGTCGACAGCGAACATGACTTCTCCCTCTTCGAACGATTCGTCGAGGTCCGTGGTGGGGATGGTCCAACTCAGGGTAAATCACCGTCGTTCGGTTCGACGTACTACCCACTGGTCGCGGTACGCCCTTTAGTATACACCACCGTTCCGACCGTAACGGGAGGTTACGGCGTTCGTACCGTCGACAAAACGGTTCGAAACGAACCTTCCGGGGCCGTTTCACCCCCAGAGTCGGCCAGCGAGGAGTGCGGCCCCGACGAGTGAGACCAGTACCGCGCCGACGCCGAATCCGGGGACGCCGCCGTCGGCGTCCGTCTGCGTACCGGTCGTCGGTCCGTCGCCCTGCGCGCGCACTTCAACCTGCACGTCCTTGCTCACCGACGCGCCGTACTCGTCTTCGACGACCACCGTCACCGTCTTCGTCCCGGCCGACCCGAAACTGTGTTCGACCGACTGGCCCGTCACGCTCGCGTCACCGAACGTCCACGTCACGGTGACGTTGCCCACGTCGTCGCTCACGTCGGCCGAGAACTGCTCTGCTTTCCCGACCGTCGCGGTGTCGGGCGTCCGAACGCCGACTTCCGGCCGGTCGTTGACCACGAGGGTCGCCGTCGCGGTGTCGCGCAGTCCCGACTCGTCGGTGACTGTCAGGTTCACCGTGCGCTCGCCGGGACTCTCGAAGCTGAACCTCGCGCGCTCGCCGGTCGCCGACCGGTCGCCGACCGACCACTCGTAACTCGCTAGCGTCGCGTTCCCGGCCAGCGACCCGTCCGCCGACAGTTCGACCGACTCCCCGACCGGCACCGACTCGGCGGCGTCGATGCTCGCGGTCGGTGCGGGCACGTCAGTCACGGCCAGCGTCCCCGCGCCGTCGGTCTCCGCCGCGAGAACCGCGGTCCCGTTCGTCTCCGAGACGACCGTCGTTCGGCGCACCGACCAGTTGTCGCCCTCGCCCGTCCGCTGGGCGACTCGCACGTCCGAGAGGTCGGCCTCGACCGCTTCGGTCCGAACCGTGAACTCAACGCGCGCCGACCCCTCGGGCGCGCCGGTGCCGTTCATCGTCACCGCGTAGAGGGGGTCGCCGGGCGGCGAGAGCGCCGAGAGGTCGGTCCGCTCGGCCACCGCGAGGACGCCCGAGACGTTCGCATCCGAGAGCGTGACCGCCCGGACCGGCGACCCGTCGAATCGCACTGTCGTCCCGGACTCGTCAGCGTCGGCGTCTTCGATGGCCGCGACTGCGGGGCCACCGACCCGGACGACCCACCCGTCGCGGTTGTCGCCGTAACTCGTGGACTCGCCGACCGCGAGGTAGCCTCCGCCGTGACCCTCCACGACCGGCCAGAGTTTGTCCCAGTAGTTCTCGCCGAAGGTTCGTTGCCAGTCGCGCTTACCTGCGGCGTCGGTCTTCATGACCCATCCGTCCGCGCCCGCGTCACCGAGGACGTGTTTCGTGCCCGAGGCGACGTATCCGCCGTCGGGGTCGTCGTGAATCCCGAAGAAGGCGTCGGACTTGTCGGTGCCGTAGGTGCGCTCCCATCGCTTCTCGCCGTCGCCGCCAATCTTCAGCAACCAACCGTCTTCCCCGCCGTTGCCCCGACTCGCGGTCCGCCCGGCGAGGACGAACCCGCCGTCGGACGCCGCCGTCGCGTCGTGAACCCTGTCGAGTTCGGCCCCGCCGTAGGTCTCGCTCCACTCCACGTCGCCGTCGCCGTCGGCCCGAAGCACCCACGCGTCGGCCGGGTCCGCGGAACTCCCCTCGGTGGTTCCGGTCAGGAGTAGTTCGTCGTCGACCGTCACGAACACCGAGTTGACGTACTCGTCGGCACCCGAGCGACCAGTCTCGTAGGTCTCGCTCCACTGCTCGTTCCCGCTGGCGTCCACTTCCATCAGCCAACCTTCGGCGGACCCGCCGTCGTCCTGCCACCCGCCGACGTAGGTCTTGCCCTCGGAGCTCGCGACCGACCAGAACGCTCCGGCCTCGCGTTCGCCGTAGGTCCGTTCCCAGCGCTTCTCGCCGTCGGAACCGAGTTTCATCAGCCACCCTCGCCACGGTTCCCCGGACTCTTCGGTCGCCATCCCGACGACGAGATAGCCGTCTTCGACGCGTTCTACGTCGTAGATTCGGTCGGTTCCCGGCCCGCCGTAGGTGTTCTCCCACGTGGTTCGTCCGGCCCGGTCGAGCATGGCGACGTAGCCGTCGTCGTGGCCGTCGTCCGCCGAACTGTTCGACCACCCGACCACGAGGTAGCCGTCGTCCACTTTCAGACCGGTCGCCAGTTTGTCGTCGTCGCCGCCGCCGAGCGTCCGCGTCCATCGCTCGGACGGGGCGGACGACTCGCCGGGCGAGTCGTCCGCGGAGTTGCCCGCGTCGTCGGGTGCGCTCGCGGCCACGGCCGGTCCGGTAATCGGGGCCGCGACGACGAGCAAGGCGAACACGGTCGCCCAAACCGCTCGTTTCACGCTTCCGTCCTCCGTTCGGGAGTCGCTCTATCGTCGTTCGAGAACATGGTATTGGATGGTTTCGGGGTTTTATTCCCCCGTTGTAGTCGCTCTCTCCGGTCAGAGAACGCCGGAGCGAACGTTAGTTCGTATGTGTCGCCGTCCGAGCCTTTGTTATACGTGCGTTGAAAGCGAGTAATCGCCACCTGACCGTCGTTTCGTCGGGTCTCGAACCCCCGAAGGCGGCGACGTTGAGAGCGTCGCAACTGTCTCCAAACGTCGGTAGCCCGGAGCTATACCCCCACAGTCGCCAGATAACAAAGTGGCAACCTCGCGTTTGCCGACGTAATGAGCCGTCGAACCGCCTTCGGTCGGTCTCGAACGAACGTCGTCGCCTCGCCGAACCACTCATGAGTCACGAAACGCCCGACGGGACGCTGGTCGAGCGACTCGCGCGTCCGGCGCTCCCGGTAGACTTGCTGGCGGTCGTCGGTTACGCCGCAGTCGCGGTGGTCGTTCTGTCCCAACCCGGCGTGTACGGGTCTCCGCTGGCAGTTGCTGTCGGCCTGCCGTTGCTGTTGTTCGCGCCGGGGTACGCGCTCGTCTCGTTGCTATTCCCCGGCGCGGTCCCCGACGACGCCGCGAGCGGTCGGACCCTCACCGAGGTCCGCCAGCACGGACTGGTCGAGAGCGAACGCGCCGCGCTCGGGTTCGGTCTCAGCGTGGCGCTCCTGCCGCTCGTCGGGGTCGCACTCGCGCTCTCGCCGTGGACAATCGCGCCCGCGACTGTCCTGCTGTCGGTGGCGGGACTGGCGGCCGGACTCTCGGTCGCCGCGGCGGTTCGGCGACTCCGGCGTCCGGCCGACCGGCGATTCTCGCTTCCGATTCGAGCGTGGTCCGCGAGCGGTCGCCGGGCCGTCTCCACCGGGTCGCTGGCCGACCGCGCCGTCAACGTCGGACTCGCGGCGGCCGTCCTCGTCTCGTTCGCCGCGATGGGCTACGCCGTCGCCGCGCCGGGGGGCGGACAGGAGTTTACCGGCGTCTCCCTGCTCTCGCAGAACGAGACCGGCGAACTCGTCGCCGACGACTACCCGAAGGAATTCCAGCGAGGCGAGAGCAGGCCACTGGTAGTCGAACTGAACAACCGCGAGGGCGAGCGCACAGACTACTCGGTCGTGGTCGAACTTCAGCGAGTCAGGCAGTCGGGCGACGGGAGCGCGAAGGTGCTACAGGAGCGAACGCTGGCGACGTTCACGCCGACGGTCGGCGCGGGCCAGCAGTGGCGGACCACCCACGAGGTGACGCCGACGATGACCGGCCGGAACCTCCGGTTGGTCTACCTCGTCTACGAGGGCGAACCCCCGGCGGAACCGACCACCGACAACGCCTACCGACGCGTCCACGTCTGGGTGAACGTGACCGCGTAGCTCTCTCATGTGGCCGTGGGAACACCTCGCAGTCGGCTATCTCTGCTACTCGCTTTCGGTCCGCGCGCTCGGACGCACCGCGCCGCGCGCGTGGCCGGTCGTCGCAGTAGCCCTCGGCACGCAGTTCCCCGACCTCGTGGACAAGCCGCTGGCGTGGACGTTCGGCGTCCTGCCGTCGGGTCACTCGCTGGCCCACTCGCTGTTCGCGGCACTCCCGGCCGCGGCGCTCGCGGTCACGCTCGCGTGGGCGCTCGGGCGGCCGAGGGTCGGCGCGGCGTTCGCATTCGGCTATCTCAGCCACCTGCCGGGCGACGTGTTCTATCCGGTTCTCGTCGGCGGCGTCCCGAACTACGACTTCCTGTTCTGGCCGGTGGTTCCGGCGTCGGCGTCCGAGACGAGCGTCGGGTTCGCCGAGATGGTCCGGACGCTGTTCGCCCGATACGTCTCGGAGTTGGCGGGCGGGGAGGTGTCGGCGTACGTCGCGGTCGAACTCGGCCTGCTGGCGTCGGTCGTCCTGCTGTGGGTGGCCGACGGCGCACCGCCGTTCGGGTCGCTGTGGTCGTGGCTCCGTCGCCGAGGCAGGCCGACCGAGACCGAAGCCTCCCCGTAGCGGGCCACAGGCCGACCATAACAAAGGTATCGACTATCGGAGAGGAAGGCGTGAACGGTGACGAGCGTTCGGCGACGAGGCGCGCGTATCTCCGCGCCGTCGGAGCGACGGCGACGGCCGGATTGCTGGCGGGGTGCGGCGAGTTCGGGACCGAGACCACGCGGGAGACGACCGAGACGACGGCGCGCGAGACGCCGCGTGAAGTCGGGACCGCGGAGACGACTTCCCGCGGCGACCCCGAGCGACGGGAGACGACCACCGCCGAACTGGTCGAGGCCGCGGACTACGGAACCGTAGTGAACGTCGCCGACGCGGGCGCGGACCCGACGGGCGGGAAGCCAATCGACTCGATTCTCGACGGGCGAACCGGCGACGACACCCTGCTGTACTTCCCGCCGGGACGGTACCGACTCACCGAGTGGCGAGCGACCGGCTATCGGAACCTCGGCGTCGTGGGCGAGGACGCCGCGCTCGTTCCCCCCGAGGGCGAGCAGAACTACTGGCTGATGTGGGGCGACCTCCGGGACTTTCTGTTCGCGGGGTTCACCATCGACTGTCGCGGCGAGAACGTCGCGCCCATCACCCACCTATCGGTGTCGGGCGGCACCAACGTCGTCCGGGACGTGACGGTCCGGGGCCACCGTCCCGCGGCGACGACGGCCCTCGAAGTCGAGGCGGTGGCCCCGGACGCGACCCTCCGGTTCGAGAACCTCTCGATGCCCGACGGGTCGGCGAACGGCCACGCGATTTACGTCTACCCCGAGAGCGTCGGCCGGTTGACCTTCCGGAACTGCCGGGTCGAACACTGGAAGGAGGGCCTGTACGCCGCGTACCACTCCGGACCGCTCCGGGTGATTGGAGGCTACTACGCCAACAACGGCATCGAGCAAGTCCGCGTCGGCGGCGGGACGGCGGGCGCACTCGTCCGGGGCGTGACCGTGCGCGTGGACAACCCGAGACGGCCCCGGAACAAGCCGAACATGCGTGGTATCTGGGCCGAAGAGGGCGGATTCGTCCGCGTCGAGAACTGCGACATCGCCGTCACCGACCTCACGGGCACCTACAGTTCGGGTGGCATCGTCGTGGGACGGCAGTTCGGCGAGGCGGTGGTGGAGAACACCCGGATTCGGACCGACACCGACGCCTACGCCCTCCACGTCCGGAACCCCATCGAGAGCATGCGCGGCCAGCGCATCCCGAGCATGGAGTCGCTCCCGTCGCGGACGCGCTTCACGGCCCGAAACGTCCGGATAGTCGGCACTGCGAGCGACGGCACCGCGGTCCGGGCCAACCGCCGGGACGACTGTCGCTTCGAGAACGTCTGCGTCCGCCACCCCCGCGGGTCGCGCCACGGCGTCTCGGTGGCCCACTCTGAGGGGTGTTCGGTCCGGAACTCGACCATCGACGTGACCGGCGAGGCGATTCGGAGCGAGGACGCGACGGTGACGACCAGCGGCGTCCGAACCGACGGGTCGTGCTAGCCGAGGTAGAGGACTATTTTTTCGTTGCGAAAGAAATCATTTTGTTTCTCAAAGCACGCCAGAAGTTTCTCTATAGCGTACGCTTTTGTCCCTGCACACAGACGAACGGGTATGCCCCGAGTCGCACTCATCGCGCACGACGACGAAAAACCGGTCGTGGTCTCGCTGGCCCGCGAGTACGAGTCGGTCCTCTCGACGTTCGACCTCGTGGGAACCGGCACGACCGGCGAGCGAATCACCGAGGAGACCGGTCTCGCGGTCGAACGCAAGGAGTCGGGACCAATCGGCGGCGACACCCAAATCGGCGCGGAGGTCGTGGAGGGCGACATCGACGGCATCGTCTTCCTGCGCGACCCGCTGACCGCCCAACCCCACGAACCGGACATCACCGCGCTGTTGCGCCTCTGTGACGTTCACGACGTGCCGATGGCGACGACCCGCACCTCGGCAGAGTACCTGTTAGACGGACTGGCCGACGACGCCGGGCACGAGGGGTAGGGACTAGAGCATAGCTTCGGACTCGAATATGGCGGTGGGAACCGGTTCGGAGAACAGTACGAGAACTCCGACGAGAGAACTAGCGTCGGGCTTGAACCAATCAAAACCGCCCAGCACCGCACCGCAACCGCGGGCCACGCCCTCCCCAACCGATTCCTTCACTCGCTTCGCTCGTTCAGTCATCCCTCGCACGAGTTGGCGGACCACGAGGGTCCGCCAGCGCGCGCCGGTGAAAACGGGAAAATCCGCCCTCGGCGGACCCCTCAGATGTAGCCGAGGTCGCTGAGTCGCTCCTCGACCGACCCGTCGTCGGTCGGGTCCTCGGCCGCGTCGGTTCCGAACGGGACTTCGCCGTAGTCGGCCCGCGAGACCGACGCCGAGAGCAGGCCAGCGGGCACCTCGCCGGTCATCCGGGCGGGCACGTCGAGACCCGCGGACGCCATCGCAATCGGGGCTACGTCGGTCAGCGAGAAGCGGTCGGGGACGGCGGCGGGGTCGGCGTCCTCGAACGCCGGACCCGCGGCGACGAACACCCCGTCTCGCTGGTGGTCGTGGTCGTCTACCGGCACGAACCGCTGGCCGATGAGGTTCGTGCTGAGGACGTGGTTCATCTCCGCGGGCATGAACAGCACGTCGCAGGCGTACTCGGCGTACGGCCCGTCGTACACGTCTTCGCGCCGCCGGACCCACTCGAAAACCGGGTCGTCGTCGGGCGTCCGAAGGTTCGAGAGCGTCCGAATCAACTCGTCGCGGACCCCCTCGTACTCCTCGGGCGTGACGACGCCCGCGGGTTCCCGGCCCGCCAGATTCACCCGGACGCCGAGTTCGACGCTCCGGCAGTAGGCCGTCGAGTTCGCCCAATCGACGCCCTCGCTGGCGGCCGACACCGCCTCGTAGGGCAGGACCTCCGAGAGGAAGTCGCCGACGCCGAGGCGCGTCGCCAGCGCGTAGGCGTCGCCCGGCGAAATCCCGACCCGGCCGAGGGTGGCCGTCGCCGCCGAGACGACCTGTCCGGTGACGGAGCGAGTGCCGGTCGCGCCGCCCCCGGCAACGTCGTCCGCCGCTTTTCCGGTCAGCGTGGCCTTCTCGGTCATCAGACTCGGCCCCGACGAGTCGGTCGTGGTCTCGACGAACCCGGCGTCACGCAGAATCTCGTTGATGTAGACGGTGTAGCCATCGACCCGGCCCATGCCGTGGTCCGAACAGACCACGACGTTGGCCTCGCTCGCGGCCTCGCGCACGCGCCCGAGTACGTCGTCCGCACGCTCGTACGCCCGCCTGAACGTCGCGCGGTCGTCGAACTCGTGGAACACCGTGTCGGTCTTCTGGACCTGTACGATTGCGACCCGCCAGTCGTACTCGGTCAGCAGGTACTCGGCGGCCGCCCCGCGCATCCGAATCAGGTCGAGCGAACTCCCGCGCTCGTCCTCGCACTCCTCGCTGGTCTCGGCCGCCGAGTAGATGCGGTACTCCTCGCCGAGAGCGTTCGACAACTCGTCGCGGACGCCCTCCGGGTATCCGGCGTCCTCTTCGTGAGCGAGATACCCCGGCACGAG
It contains:
- a CDS encoding alkaline phosphatase family protein; the encoded protein is MSNEHNTVVLGFDALDFDYLDRFESSLPNFAALRESGVEAPLESTFPPWTGSAWPSMYTGTDPSHHGVYGFFHHTDDYPDEDVLVTRDHVRKPAVWNYLTALEEPVVVLNVPVTHPAEPVEGVLVPGYLAHEEDAGYPEGVRDELSNALGEEYRIYSAAETSEECEDERGSSLDLIRMRGAAAEYLLTEYDWRVAIVQVQKTDTVFHEFDDRATFRRAYERADDVLGRVREAASEANVVVCSDHGMGRVDGYTVYINEILRDAGFVETTTDSSGPSLMTEKATLTGKAADDVAGGGATGTRSVTGQVVSAATATLGRVGISPGDAYALATRLGVGDFLSEVLPYEAVSAASEGVDWANSTAYCRSVELGVRVNLAGREPAGVVTPEEYEGVRDELIRTLSNLRTPDDDPVFEWVRRREDVYDGPYAEYACDVLFMPAEMNHVLSTNLIGQRFVPVDDHDHQRDGVFVAAGPAFEDADPAAVPDRFSLTDVAPIAMASAGLDVPARMTGEVPAGLLSASVSRADYGEVPFGTDAAEDPTDDGSVEERLSDLGYI
- a CDS encoding XapX domain-containing protein, whose translation is MNVTLTLLALLTGFLTGALFTLLGIPMPAPPELPGVVGIFGVYLGYKAVEHFDVGVDILSMLGLAG
- a CDS encoding methylglyoxal synthase, whose product is MPRVALIAHDDEKPVVVSLAREYESVLSTFDLVGTGTTGERITEETGLAVERKESGPIGGDTQIGAEVVEGDIDGIVFLRDPLTAQPHEPDITALLRLCDVHDVPMATTRTSAEYLLDGLADDAGHEG
- a CDS encoding FAD-binding protein — protein: MHEHDVLVIGGGGAGLRAAIAAHEEGADVAIVTKLHPVRSHTGAAEGGINAALREGDDWELHAYDTMKGSDYLGDAPAIETLAQDSPEETIQLENWGMPFSREDDGRVSQRPFGGLSFARTTYAGAETGHHMLHTMYEQVVKRGIQVYDEWYVSNLAVTDHDDPADRECHGVVAYDIKTGAVEGFKARNGVILATGGTGQVYDHTTNAVANTGDGAAMAYRAGVPLEDMEFVQFHPTTLPSTGVLISEGVRGEGGILYNAEGERFMFEYGYANNAGELASRDVVSRAELTEVNEGRGVNDEYVYLDMRHLGEERITDRLENILHLARDFEGVDGLEEPMPVKPGQHYEMGGIETDENGETLIDGLYAAGECACVSVHGSNRLGGNALPELIVFGARAGRHAAGADLGEAEITKGKTPEIEQEDGLDTPVEPGAVGASDEDAVADGGAAVVEPDETVRTAVERERTRIEELMEKDDGIQHAELREDLQKSMTANVNVFRNEEGLKQALEDIREVREAYQDVYVNDPSRTFNTDLIHTIETRNLIDLAEAITLGALARDEFRGAHWRQAHQERKDDEWLKHTMLSWNDGSPELWYKPVILEGEAKTYEPKERSY
- a CDS encoding DUF7556 family protein, with the protein product MSWTIPTTDLDESFEEGEVMFAVDDSDDERTTVIADVSNDEAYLAMPFEKSNTLSQWR
- a CDS encoding PKD domain-containing protein; translation: MKRAVWATVFALLVVAAPITGPAVAASAPDDAGNSADDSPGESSAPSERWTRTLGGGDDDKLATGLKVDDGYLVVGWSNSSADDGHDDGYVAMLDRAGRTTWENTYGGPGTDRIYDVERVEDGYLVVGMATEESGEPWRGWLMKLGSDGEKRWERTYGEREAGAFWSVASSEGKTYVGGWQDDGGSAEGWLMEVDASGNEQWSETYETGRSGADEYVNSVFVTVDDELLLTGTTEGSSADPADAWVLRADGDGDVEWSETYGGAELDRVHDATAASDGGFVLAGRTASRGNGGEDGWLLKIGGDGEKRWERTYGTDKSDAFFGIHDDPDGGYVASGTKHVLGDAGADGWVMKTDAAGKRDWQRTFGENYWDKLWPVVEGHGGGYLAVGESTSYGDNRDGWVVRVGGPAVAAIEDADADESGTTVRFDGSPVRAVTLSDANVSGVLAVAERTDLSALSPPGDPLYAVTMNGTGAPEGSARVEFTVRTEAVEADLSDVRVAQRTGEGDNWSVRRTTVVSETNGTAVLAAETDGAGTLAVTDVPAPTASIDAAESVPVGESVELSADGSLAGNATLASYEWSVGDRSATGERARFSFESPGERTVNLTVTDESGLRDTATATLVVNDRPEVGVRTPDTATVGKAEQFSADVSDDVGNVTVTWTFGDASVTGQSVEHSFGSAGTKTVTVVVEDEYGASVSKDVQVEVRAQGDGPTTGTQTDADGGVPGFGVGAVLVSLVGAALLAGRLWG
- a CDS encoding DUF1616 domain-containing protein translates to MSHETPDGTLVERLARPALPVDLLAVVGYAAVAVVVLSQPGVYGSPLAVAVGLPLLLFAPGYALVSLLFPGAVPDDAASGRTLTEVRQHGLVESERAALGFGLSVALLPLVGVALALSPWTIAPATVLLSVAGLAAGLSVAAAVRRLRRPADRRFSLPIRAWSASGRRAVSTGSLADRAVNVGLAAAVLVSFAAMGYAVAAPGGGQEFTGVSLLSQNETGELVADDYPKEFQRGESRPLVVELNNREGERTDYSVVVELQRVRQSGDGSAKVLQERTLATFTPTVGAGQQWRTTHEVTPTMTGRNLRLVYLVYEGEPPAEPTTDNAYRRVHVWVNVTA
- a CDS encoding metal-dependent hydrolase; its protein translation is MWPWEHLAVGYLCYSLSVRALGRTAPRAWPVVAVALGTQFPDLVDKPLAWTFGVLPSGHSLAHSLFAALPAAALAVTLAWALGRPRVGAAFAFGYLSHLPGDVFYPVLVGGVPNYDFLFWPVVPASASETSVGFAEMVRTLFARYVSELAGGEVSAYVAVELGLLASVVLLWVADGAPPFGSLWSWLRRRGRPTETEASP